The genomic stretch GCGCCGTGGGCTCCACCCCTCTCGAAAGATGGATGCCCGGCGCCGACCTCTACGAAGGCGCCGTGGCCGCCGCCCGCGAGGCCGCCAAAGACGGCGCCATCAAGGCCGTTCTCTGGCACCAGGGCGAGCATGACTCCAAGTCGGAGGCGGACGCCGCCAGCTATGGGCGGCGGTTTACCGGTATGGCGACGACACTAAGGGAACGACTCGGAGCGCCCTCCTTGCCGGTGATCCTGGGAGAGCTGGGAGGCTATCTTTCCAAACGCCCCGACTTCCCGCACTACCGCACCGTCAACACCGAGCTGCGTAAAATCCCCGACATCCTCCCCCATTCCGCCTTCGTCAACGCCGAGGGCCTGACCGACAAGGGCGACGACTTGCACTACGATGCCCGATCCCTACGGATCTTCGGTGAGCGGTACGCGGCCGCGTACCTGGCAATGCAACACTAGCCCGGCGCGCGATCCAACTCTCATCGTTTCCGACAGATGCTTCCTCTCGAGGTCATCGGCGAATTGCGTGGCTTCAACTGCGGAGTCAGTTTCCGGCGAGCGTCTTGTCCCCGGCCAAGCGATTCAAGCCGAGCACGAGCAGGAACCCCAGGACGCACAAACCGAGCGCCAGCAAGAAAGCACCGTCGAACTCCGGCAGCGCGTTGACCTCGCGCAGGACCGACGGTTCACCGTGCACCGGCACCGCCGCCTTGAAGGGCCAGACCTTTCGCAACGACCCGGCCATGAGGCCGACGAGGAGCGCGATGGTGATCTGGTGGTGGCGGCGCAGCAGCCAGCTCAGGATGCGCACGAACGGCAGGATGCCGCACACCGCGCCCTTGACCAGGGGCAGGATGGCGAGGAAGTCGCGGTCACGGACGGCGTCGATGGCGAACTCGTACTGGCCCAGGACCAGCAGGATGAAGGAGCCGGAGATGCCGGGGAGGATCATGGCGGTGATCGCGGCGGCGCCGCTGAGAAAGAGTGTCATCCAGTCGTGGGACATTTCCATGGGAACCAGACCCACCAGCCAGTAAGCGGCTCCGGCGCCCGACAGAACGCTCAATGCCGCGGTCACGGACCAGCGCAGCCGCGCGCCTACGGTCACGATGCTG from Deltaproteobacteria bacterium encodes the following:
- a CDS encoding sialate O-acetylesterase; this encodes MDIFLLMGQSNMAGRGLLDDVEPIRDERIRVFQDGRWAVAEEPLHHDRPTAGIGLAMSFARSVLDANPGTDVGLVPRAVGSTPLERWMPGADLYEGAVAAAREAAKDGAIKAVLWHQGEHDSKSEADAASYGRRFTGMATTLRERLGAPSLPVILGELGGYLSKRPDFPHYRTVNTELRKIPDILPHSAFVNAEGLTDKGDDLHYDARSLRIFGERYAAAYLAMQH
- a CDS encoding DUF368 domain-containing protein, with the protein product MGRDTSGSVAATSRPARGLKHYLYVVFSGLTMGAADVVPGVSGGTMAFIMGIYEELVDALKAFNWRLLLMLARLRFREAVAAVPWRFLVVLGVGIVAAILVLAGPVGWLLDHHPLPLFAFFLGLVLASIVTVGARLRWSVTAALSVLSGAGAAYWLVGLVPMEMSHDWMTLFLSGAAAITAMILPGISGSFILLVLGQYEFAIDAVRDRDFLAILPLVKGAVCGILPFVRILSWLLRRHHQITIALLVGLMAGSLRKVWPFKAAVPVHGEPSVLREVNALPEFDGAFLLALGLCVLGFLLVLGLNRLAGDKTLAGN